One region of Sardina pilchardus chromosome 18, fSarPil1.1, whole genome shotgun sequence genomic DNA includes:
- the washc2c gene encoding WASH complex subunit 2 isoform X2, translating to MENGAINHNGDEKQIWERPWTLEEMRKNSTNWSLAADSGLFLFLQDFSQRMLSKTHEIEKQLDGLIRDTKATDSCLHTVFNDFLMLSNTQFIENRVYDEEIEEPPAKPDVPERPSEQEKTREQKEAELIPKVQEAVNYGLQVLDSAFEQLDIKAGNSDSEDEEATDRVEPILEPKDLYVDRPLPYLIGSQLFMETDDVGLGDLSSEEMSIDSDRDSVAESEEDKDRDQSDEDFDQEEDGQGSFKKKSSALSSEEDDDEDEDDDSDIFGESDKEEDAEGKASAGPSSFADELAARIKGEPTNKPEPARAASSSISSISKKKSKASKPARPPVEEEEDDDDVIFKPPKMEDDDYSPFGGRGGLFSGGKGLFDDDDEGDLFSEAPRQEAEVRGPNTVPTADPGKSKKIPPTAVSGFPENSLFGSPNDSDSVENENDDSFKPKPPPMEKRSTGAGGLFDEDEDEDDFFSGNTLKKPSTKPEKPKSKTAVDLFGGEDGDDDGDIFSEGSRTAPAQPSRNEPPGDKDNKAPAPEKKLPAGAISMFGPGTTSLLAEGLRKRQPSTSEESEKSENEPPVDIKPTVTKPVEKKPQSSRGLFSDDEDSQIFPSMTKSQSKPEPSTQARPSKAASSIFDDEDEDLFSSATKPTSSQPPSTAKQVSKPASSSLFSDDEDQWMSSTPALVKPEEKTGGMKASVSAPSCLPTAKAAQKSSLFNDDGDDLFAATKESSQKKSQRVSLLFEDETEDDEKDSLFGFKPANNNTVTSPKVAAVDPAPPSLPAGKAPDEKVPAPALERAPEEKVVAAGQLPQSPLSLPQEADEVKKKPAGAVSLFGGIDVLGEKPDALKPSKISLEDDYDSDDFLGKEGPPPLVKSGKKTALSLFDDHGDNGDEDEDETNGALSVSVSVQPAIKNTLKEPRSSNKSTGVFQDEELLFSQTQQKDNDPDVDLFATSVKSPSPLPASGKPAVPSLFGDDDEDDLFASSKSKAPPVREPPPKVAEKPVKPQKEVSSVKPVSSTSSSENEPPKQVEPKGPSSRIGKLQANLGINPASLLPGAVPRIPGAVSVLPGLAPSTSAASSISPTSPLPSLASTPTQPHTPIEAAVSFDSPAQVNTLQSANKGRTKGAVRRRPQTRAARLLSAQHSEDQRDDGPQESSSASLAAASVLPTPSSSTPLPPTFSLPAVATPPEKDSAPAVRPKRPPVTAVVDDGDDLFGSGDLFASAPKLETPPKLESPPKLESTPKVEPSPKPKMKTPAEVPASGPKKDSAPSIFDDQGDDLFGLGKQKASKKTTSTPFLPDEDDDDLFGIGSGIGKASATKESNAGGSSAKQDIFQDKIETTPKASKKKEKSLDASLFDDNVDIFADLTPKAKPKEKKSKKKAEPKSIFDDDMDDIFSPGTSKPATKPPSKAKKTQPAFDPSSTEDSSSSMFDDPLNVLGGN from the exons ATGGAAAACGGAGCCATTAATCATAATGGGGATGAGAAGCAGATCTGGGAGAGACCCTGGACGCTGGAGGAAATGCGCAAAAATAGTACAAACTGGTCTTTGGCTGCAGATTCAGGG CTGTTCCTTTTTCTTCAAGACTTCTCTCAAAGGATGCTGTCAAAAACCCATGAGATTGAAAAACAGCTTGATGGTCTTATTCGTGACACGAAAGCAACAGACAGCTGCCTGCATACAGTCTTTAATGATTTCCTCATGCTCTCCAACACACAGttcattgaaaat AGGGTGTATGATGAAGAGATTGAAGAACCTCCAGCAAAACCTGACGTCCCTGAGAGACCGTCTGAGCAA GAGAAAACACGTGAACAGAAAGAGGCCGAGCTGATCCCAAAGGTGCAGGAGGCGGTGAACTATGGTTTGCAAGTGTTGGACTCTGCCTTTGAGCAGCTGGACATTAAGGCTGGCAACTCCGACTCTGAAGATGAGGAGGCCACCGATCGTGTGGAACCCATTCTGGAACCCAAG GATTTGTATGTAGACAGACCATTGCCTTACTTGATTGGTTCTCAGCTTTTCATGGAAACTGATGATGTGGGGCTTGGAGATCTTTCAAGTGAAg AAATGTCCATAGATAGTGATCGAGACAGTGTGGCAGAAAGTGAGGAGGACAAGGATAGAGAT CAGTCAGATGAGGACTTTGACCAAGAAGAAGATGGTCAGGGCAGCTTCAAGAAG AAGTCCTCTGCCTTAAGTTctgaagaggatgatgatgaagacgaaGATGATGATTCAGACATATTTGGTGAATCTGACAAGGAGGAGGATGCTGAAGGAAAG GCTTCAGCCGGACCATCCTCCTTTGCTGATGAGCTTGCTGCAAGGATCAAAGGTGAACCAACCAATAAGCCTGAGCCAGCTCGTGCAG CGTCATcatccatctcctccatctctaaGAAGAAGAGTAAAGCAAGCAAACCAGCTCGTCCACCGG ttgaggaggaggaggacgacgatgaTGTGATCTTCAAACCACCAAAAATGGAGGATGATGACTACTCACCATTTGGGGGAAGGGGTGGCCTCTTCAGTGGCGGCAAAGGCttgtttgatgatgatgatgag GGAGATCTGTTCTCTGAGGCTCCCAGGCAGGAAGCAGAAGTTAGAGGGCCGAACACGGTACCAACCGCAG ATCCAGGCAAATCTAAGAAGATCCCTCCCACTGCAGTGTCTGGATTTCCAG AAAACAGCCTTTTTGGTTCTCCAAATGACTCTGATTCtgttgagaatgagaatgaCGACTCGTTCAAGCCTAAGCCACCACCAATGGAGAAACGATCAACTGGTGCGGGAGGGCTCTTTGATGAAGACGAAGATGAAGATGACTTTTTCAGTGGGAATACTCTTAAAAAGCCAAGCACAA AACCAGAGAAGCCCAAATCCAAGACAGCAGTGGATCTCTTCGGGGGTGAGGacggtgatgatgatggggacattttcagtgagGGCTCAAGAACTGCTCCGGCCCAGCCCAGCAGGAACGAGCCGCCTGGAGACAAAGACAACAAGGCTCCAGCCCCCGAGAAGAAG ttgcctGCTGGTGCCATCTCCATGTTTGGTCCTGGCACTACGAGCTTGTTAGCGGAGGGGTTGAGAAAGCGCCAGCCGTCCACCAGCGAGGAGTCCGAAAAATCAGAG AACGAGCCTCCTGTGGATATCAAACCTACAGTCACCAAACCAGTGGAGAAGAAGCCTCAAAGTAGTAGAGGTCTGTTTTCTGATGACGAAGACTCACAG ATCTTTCCAAGCATGACCAAGAGCCAGTCCAAGCCTGAACCCAGCACTCAAGCCAGACCCAGCAAGGCCGCCTCCTCAATatttgatgatgaagatgag GATCTGTTTTCTTCAGCAACCAAGCCCACATCCAGTCAGCCTCCCTCAACAGCAAAGCAGGTGTCAAAACcagcctcctcttccctcttcagTGATGATGAG GATCAGTGGATGAGCTCCACCCCGGCTCTGGTGAAGCCAGAGGAGAAGACTGGGGGCATGAAGGCGAGCGTTAGCGCCCCCTCCTGTTTGCCTACTGCTAAAGCGGCACAGAAAAGCAGTCTGTTCAATGACGATGGAGACGACCTGTTTGCTGCTACAAAGGAGTCAAG CCAGAAAAAGTCACAGAGAGTGTCGTTGCTGTTCGAAGACGAGACTGAGGATGACGAGAAGGACTCCCTCTTTGGTTTCAAGCCTGCTAATAACAATACTGTCACCAGTCCAAAG GTGGCTGCTGTTGACCCTGCGCCCCCCTCGCTGCCTGCTGGGAAAGCGCCAGACGAGAAGGTTCCGGCGCCTGCGCTAGAGAGGGCACCTGAGGAGAAGGTGGTGGCAGCTGGACAGCTCCCGCAGTCACCGCTGTCCTTGCCCCAGGAAGCCGACGAGGTGAAGAAAAAGCCTGCCGGCGCCGTGAGTCTGTTTGGGGGAATCGACGTGCTCGGCGAGAAGCCAGATGCTCTCAAG CCCAGCAAAATTTCGCTTGAGGATGACTACGATAGCGATGACTTCCTGGGGAAAGAAGGCCCTCCACCACTGGTGAAGAGTGGAAAGAAAACAGCACTTAGTCTGTTTGATGATCACGGTGATAacggtgatgaagatgaggatgagacCAATGGGgctctatctgtgtctgtgtctgtccaaCCAGCAATCAAAAACACACTCAAG GAGCCAAGGTCAAGCAACAAGAGCACCGGAGTTTTTCAGGACGAGGAGCTTCTGTTCAGTCAGACACAGCAGAAGGACAACGACCCAGACGTTGACCTATTTGCCACCTCTGTCAAATCCCCT AGTCCTTTACCTGCGTCAGGGAAGCCAGCAGTTCCTTCACTGTTTGGGGATGACGACGAGGATGACCTCTTTGCCTCTTCCAAATCGAAAGCACCCCCAGTAAGGGAACCACCCCCA AAGGTTGCTGAGAAGCCAGTTAAGCCTCAGAAGGAAGTATCGTCTGTCAAACCTGTCAGTAGCACATCATCATCTGAAAATGAG CCTCCAAAACAAGTAGAACCTAAAGGGCCTTCTTCTCGGATTGGAAAACTTCAA GCCAACCTGGGCATCAACCCTGCCAGCCTCCTGCCTGGAGCAGTGCCGCGGATCCCCGGAGCTGTCAGCGTTCTGCCGGGCCTGGCGCCCTCCACATCCGCCGCCTCCAGCATCTCCCCCACCTCTCCGCTGCCAAGCCTAGCCAGCACGCCCACGCAGCCCCACACGCCCATTGAGGCTGCCGTGAGCTTTGACAGCCCCGCACAAGTCAACACACTACAAAGTGCCAACAAG GGTCGCACCAAGGGAGCAGTTCGACGGCGGCCCCAGACCAGAGCAGCCAGGCTGCTGTCAGCCCAGCACTCGGAGGACCAGAGGGACGACGGCCCACAGGAGAGCTCCAGCGCCAGCCTGGCCGCTGCCTCCGTTCTGCCCACCCCCAGCTCGTCCACGCCTCTGCCCCCCACCTTCTCGCTGCCGGCAGTAGCCACCCCTCCGGAGAAGGACTCTGCACCGGCAGTCAGGCCCAAGAGGCCCCCAGTGACGGCGGTGGTTGACGATGGGGATGACCTCTTTGGCTCAGGCGACCTTTTTGCCTCTGCGCCTAAACTGGAAACCCCGCCTAAACTGGAATCCCCGCCTAAACTGGAATCCACACCCAAAGTGGAACCCTCGCCCAAACCCAAAATGAAAACTCCTGCAGAGGTGCCTGCCAGCGGACCTAAGAAAGATTCTGCTCCCTCCATTTTCGATGACCAAGGAGATGATCTCTTTGGACTGGGCAAGCAGAAGGCTTCCAAGAAGACCACGTCAACTCCGTTCCTGccggatgaggatgatgatgacctATTTGGAATTGGTTCAGGCATTGGCAAAGCTTCAGCTACTAAAGAGTCAAATGCTGGAGGCAGTTCTGCAAAGCAGGACATTTTTCAG GACAAAATTGAGACGACTCCTAAAGCTtccaagaagaaagaaaaatctTTGGATGCAAGCTTGTTTGATGACAATGTTGACATTTTTGCTGACTTAACTCCAAAAGCAAAACCAAAAGAGAAAAAGTCTAAGAAGAAAGCAGAGCCCAAATCCATATTTGATGATGATATGG ATGATATCTTCTCACCTGGCACCAGTAAGCCGGCAACAAAGCCTCCCTCCAAAGCCAAGAAGACACAGCCGGCCTTTGACCCTAGTTCAACAGAGGACTCCAGCTCCAGTATGTTTGATGACCCTCTAAATGTCCTTGGCGGGAACTGA
- the washc2c gene encoding WASH complex subunit 2 isoform X1, producing the protein MENGAINHNGDEKQIWERPWTLEEMRKNSTNWSLAADSGLFLFLQDFSQRMLSKTHEIEKQLDGLIRDTKATDSCLHTVFNDFLMLSNTQFIENRVYDEEIEEPPAKPDVPERPSEQEKTREQKEAELIPKVQEAVNYGLQVLDSAFEQLDIKAGNSDSEDEEATDRVEPILEPKDLYVDRPLPYLIGSQLFMETDDVGLGDLSSEEMSIDSDRDSVAESEEDKDRDQSDEDFDQEEDGQGSFKKKSSALSSEEDDDEDEDDDSDIFGESDKEEDAEGKASAGPSSFADELAARIKGEPTNKPEPARAASSSISSISKKKSKASKPARPPVEEEEDDDDVIFKPPKMEDDDYSPFGGRGGLFSGGKGLFDDDDEGDLFSEAPRQEAEVRGPNTVPTADPGKSKKIPPTAVSGFPENSLFGSPNDSDSVENENDDSFKPKPPPMEKRSTGAGGLFDEDEDEDDFFSGNTLKKPSTTEPEKPKSKTAVDLFGGEDGDDDGDIFSEGSRTAPAQPSRNEPPGDKDNKAPAPEKKLPAGAISMFGPGTTSLLAEGLRKRQPSTSEESEKSENEPPVDIKPTVTKPVEKKPQSSRGLFSDDEDSQIFPSMTKSQSKPEPSTQARPSKAASSIFDDEDEDLFSSATKPTSSQPPSTAKQVSKPASSSLFSDDEDQWMSSTPALVKPEEKTGGMKASVSAPSCLPTAKAAQKSSLFNDDGDDLFAATKESSQKKSQRVSLLFEDETEDDEKDSLFGFKPANNNTVTSPKVAAVDPAPPSLPAGKAPDEKVPAPALERAPEEKVVAAGQLPQSPLSLPQEADEVKKKPAGAVSLFGGIDVLGEKPDALKPSKISLEDDYDSDDFLGKEGPPPLVKSGKKTALSLFDDHGDNGDEDEDETNGALSVSVSVQPAIKNTLKEPRSSNKSTGVFQDEELLFSQTQQKDNDPDVDLFATSVKSPSPLPASGKPAVPSLFGDDDEDDLFASSKSKAPPVREPPPKVAEKPVKPQKEVSSVKPVSSTSSSENEPPKQVEPKGPSSRIGKLQANLGINPASLLPGAVPRIPGAVSVLPGLAPSTSAASSISPTSPLPSLASTPTQPHTPIEAAVSFDSPAQVNTLQSANKGRTKGAVRRRPQTRAARLLSAQHSEDQRDDGPQESSSASLAAASVLPTPSSSTPLPPTFSLPAVATPPEKDSAPAVRPKRPPVTAVVDDGDDLFGSGDLFASAPKLETPPKLESPPKLESTPKVEPSPKPKMKTPAEVPASGPKKDSAPSIFDDQGDDLFGLGKQKASKKTTSTPFLPDEDDDDLFGIGSGIGKASATKESNAGGSSAKQDIFQDKIETTPKASKKKEKSLDASLFDDNVDIFADLTPKAKPKEKKSKKKAEPKSIFDDDMDDIFSPGTSKPATKPPSKAKKTQPAFDPSSTEDSSSSMFDDPLNVLGGN; encoded by the exons ATGGAAAACGGAGCCATTAATCATAATGGGGATGAGAAGCAGATCTGGGAGAGACCCTGGACGCTGGAGGAAATGCGCAAAAATAGTACAAACTGGTCTTTGGCTGCAGATTCAGGG CTGTTCCTTTTTCTTCAAGACTTCTCTCAAAGGATGCTGTCAAAAACCCATGAGATTGAAAAACAGCTTGATGGTCTTATTCGTGACACGAAAGCAACAGACAGCTGCCTGCATACAGTCTTTAATGATTTCCTCATGCTCTCCAACACACAGttcattgaaaat AGGGTGTATGATGAAGAGATTGAAGAACCTCCAGCAAAACCTGACGTCCCTGAGAGACCGTCTGAGCAA GAGAAAACACGTGAACAGAAAGAGGCCGAGCTGATCCCAAAGGTGCAGGAGGCGGTGAACTATGGTTTGCAAGTGTTGGACTCTGCCTTTGAGCAGCTGGACATTAAGGCTGGCAACTCCGACTCTGAAGATGAGGAGGCCACCGATCGTGTGGAACCCATTCTGGAACCCAAG GATTTGTATGTAGACAGACCATTGCCTTACTTGATTGGTTCTCAGCTTTTCATGGAAACTGATGATGTGGGGCTTGGAGATCTTTCAAGTGAAg AAATGTCCATAGATAGTGATCGAGACAGTGTGGCAGAAAGTGAGGAGGACAAGGATAGAGAT CAGTCAGATGAGGACTTTGACCAAGAAGAAGATGGTCAGGGCAGCTTCAAGAAG AAGTCCTCTGCCTTAAGTTctgaagaggatgatgatgaagacgaaGATGATGATTCAGACATATTTGGTGAATCTGACAAGGAGGAGGATGCTGAAGGAAAG GCTTCAGCCGGACCATCCTCCTTTGCTGATGAGCTTGCTGCAAGGATCAAAGGTGAACCAACCAATAAGCCTGAGCCAGCTCGTGCAG CGTCATcatccatctcctccatctctaaGAAGAAGAGTAAAGCAAGCAAACCAGCTCGTCCACCGG ttgaggaggaggaggacgacgatgaTGTGATCTTCAAACCACCAAAAATGGAGGATGATGACTACTCACCATTTGGGGGAAGGGGTGGCCTCTTCAGTGGCGGCAAAGGCttgtttgatgatgatgatgag GGAGATCTGTTCTCTGAGGCTCCCAGGCAGGAAGCAGAAGTTAGAGGGCCGAACACGGTACCAACCGCAG ATCCAGGCAAATCTAAGAAGATCCCTCCCACTGCAGTGTCTGGATTTCCAG AAAACAGCCTTTTTGGTTCTCCAAATGACTCTGATTCtgttgagaatgagaatgaCGACTCGTTCAAGCCTAAGCCACCACCAATGGAGAAACGATCAACTGGTGCGGGAGGGCTCTTTGATGAAGACGAAGATGAAGATGACTTTTTCAGTGGGAATACTCTTAAAAAGCCAAGCACAA CAGAACCAGAGAAGCCCAAATCCAAGACAGCAGTGGATCTCTTCGGGGGTGAGGacggtgatgatgatggggacattttcagtgagGGCTCAAGAACTGCTCCGGCCCAGCCCAGCAGGAACGAGCCGCCTGGAGACAAAGACAACAAGGCTCCAGCCCCCGAGAAGAAG ttgcctGCTGGTGCCATCTCCATGTTTGGTCCTGGCACTACGAGCTTGTTAGCGGAGGGGTTGAGAAAGCGCCAGCCGTCCACCAGCGAGGAGTCCGAAAAATCAGAG AACGAGCCTCCTGTGGATATCAAACCTACAGTCACCAAACCAGTGGAGAAGAAGCCTCAAAGTAGTAGAGGTCTGTTTTCTGATGACGAAGACTCACAG ATCTTTCCAAGCATGACCAAGAGCCAGTCCAAGCCTGAACCCAGCACTCAAGCCAGACCCAGCAAGGCCGCCTCCTCAATatttgatgatgaagatgag GATCTGTTTTCTTCAGCAACCAAGCCCACATCCAGTCAGCCTCCCTCAACAGCAAAGCAGGTGTCAAAACcagcctcctcttccctcttcagTGATGATGAG GATCAGTGGATGAGCTCCACCCCGGCTCTGGTGAAGCCAGAGGAGAAGACTGGGGGCATGAAGGCGAGCGTTAGCGCCCCCTCCTGTTTGCCTACTGCTAAAGCGGCACAGAAAAGCAGTCTGTTCAATGACGATGGAGACGACCTGTTTGCTGCTACAAAGGAGTCAAG CCAGAAAAAGTCACAGAGAGTGTCGTTGCTGTTCGAAGACGAGACTGAGGATGACGAGAAGGACTCCCTCTTTGGTTTCAAGCCTGCTAATAACAATACTGTCACCAGTCCAAAG GTGGCTGCTGTTGACCCTGCGCCCCCCTCGCTGCCTGCTGGGAAAGCGCCAGACGAGAAGGTTCCGGCGCCTGCGCTAGAGAGGGCACCTGAGGAGAAGGTGGTGGCAGCTGGACAGCTCCCGCAGTCACCGCTGTCCTTGCCCCAGGAAGCCGACGAGGTGAAGAAAAAGCCTGCCGGCGCCGTGAGTCTGTTTGGGGGAATCGACGTGCTCGGCGAGAAGCCAGATGCTCTCAAG CCCAGCAAAATTTCGCTTGAGGATGACTACGATAGCGATGACTTCCTGGGGAAAGAAGGCCCTCCACCACTGGTGAAGAGTGGAAAGAAAACAGCACTTAGTCTGTTTGATGATCACGGTGATAacggtgatgaagatgaggatgagacCAATGGGgctctatctgtgtctgtgtctgtccaaCCAGCAATCAAAAACACACTCAAG GAGCCAAGGTCAAGCAACAAGAGCACCGGAGTTTTTCAGGACGAGGAGCTTCTGTTCAGTCAGACACAGCAGAAGGACAACGACCCAGACGTTGACCTATTTGCCACCTCTGTCAAATCCCCT AGTCCTTTACCTGCGTCAGGGAAGCCAGCAGTTCCTTCACTGTTTGGGGATGACGACGAGGATGACCTCTTTGCCTCTTCCAAATCGAAAGCACCCCCAGTAAGGGAACCACCCCCA AAGGTTGCTGAGAAGCCAGTTAAGCCTCAGAAGGAAGTATCGTCTGTCAAACCTGTCAGTAGCACATCATCATCTGAAAATGAG CCTCCAAAACAAGTAGAACCTAAAGGGCCTTCTTCTCGGATTGGAAAACTTCAA GCCAACCTGGGCATCAACCCTGCCAGCCTCCTGCCTGGAGCAGTGCCGCGGATCCCCGGAGCTGTCAGCGTTCTGCCGGGCCTGGCGCCCTCCACATCCGCCGCCTCCAGCATCTCCCCCACCTCTCCGCTGCCAAGCCTAGCCAGCACGCCCACGCAGCCCCACACGCCCATTGAGGCTGCCGTGAGCTTTGACAGCCCCGCACAAGTCAACACACTACAAAGTGCCAACAAG GGTCGCACCAAGGGAGCAGTTCGACGGCGGCCCCAGACCAGAGCAGCCAGGCTGCTGTCAGCCCAGCACTCGGAGGACCAGAGGGACGACGGCCCACAGGAGAGCTCCAGCGCCAGCCTGGCCGCTGCCTCCGTTCTGCCCACCCCCAGCTCGTCCACGCCTCTGCCCCCCACCTTCTCGCTGCCGGCAGTAGCCACCCCTCCGGAGAAGGACTCTGCACCGGCAGTCAGGCCCAAGAGGCCCCCAGTGACGGCGGTGGTTGACGATGGGGATGACCTCTTTGGCTCAGGCGACCTTTTTGCCTCTGCGCCTAAACTGGAAACCCCGCCTAAACTGGAATCCCCGCCTAAACTGGAATCCACACCCAAAGTGGAACCCTCGCCCAAACCCAAAATGAAAACTCCTGCAGAGGTGCCTGCCAGCGGACCTAAGAAAGATTCTGCTCCCTCCATTTTCGATGACCAAGGAGATGATCTCTTTGGACTGGGCAAGCAGAAGGCTTCCAAGAAGACCACGTCAACTCCGTTCCTGccggatgaggatgatgatgacctATTTGGAATTGGTTCAGGCATTGGCAAAGCTTCAGCTACTAAAGAGTCAAATGCTGGAGGCAGTTCTGCAAAGCAGGACATTTTTCAG GACAAAATTGAGACGACTCCTAAAGCTtccaagaagaaagaaaaatctTTGGATGCAAGCTTGTTTGATGACAATGTTGACATTTTTGCTGACTTAACTCCAAAAGCAAAACCAAAAGAGAAAAAGTCTAAGAAGAAAGCAGAGCCCAAATCCATATTTGATGATGATATGG ATGATATCTTCTCACCTGGCACCAGTAAGCCGGCAACAAAGCCTCCCTCCAAAGCCAAGAAGACACAGCCGGCCTTTGACCCTAGTTCAACAGAGGACTCCAGCTCCAGTATGTTTGATGACCCTCTAAATGTCCTTGGCGGGAACTGA